One genomic window of Medicago truncatula cultivar Jemalong A17 chromosome 1, MtrunA17r5.0-ANR, whole genome shotgun sequence includes the following:
- the LOC11413082 gene encoding vacuolar protein sorting-associated protein 35B: MIAKDFNDEEKWLAEGIASIQHNAFFMHRALDDNNLRDSLKYSAQMLSELRTSRLSPHKYYELYMRAFDELRRLEMFFKDESRHGVSIVDLYELVQHAGNILPRLYLLCTVGSVYLRCKDTPVRDVLKDLVEMCRGVQHPIRGLFLRSYLSQVSRDKLPDIGSDYEDRDYGSVKDAVEFVLENFSEMNKLWVRLQHQGAGRVKEKKDKERNELRDLVGKNLHVLSQIDGVDLEVYKDTVLPSILEQVVNCKDELAQFYLMECIIQVFPDEYHLQTLETLLGACPQLQPTVDIKTVLSQLMDRLSNYAASSTEVLPEFLQVEAFTKLSTAISRVIEAQVDMPIVGAIALHVSLLTFTLRVHPDRLDYVDQVLGSCVNKLSGKPKLDDNRATKQVVALLSAPLDKYNDVVTALTLSNYPRVMDHLDNVTNKLMALVIIQSIMKNNTYISTADKVEVLFELIKGLIIDLDGTSEDEIDEEDFSEEQNSVARLINMLHNNDPEEMFKIICTVRKHIMIGGPRRLPFTVPSLIFSALKLIRQLQGQGGDIAGEEEPATPRKIFQLLNETIEVLSSVSSSELALRLYLHCAEAANDCDLEPVAYEFFTQAFVLYEEEIADSKAQVTAIHLIIGTLQRMSIFGVENRDTLTHKATGYSAKLLKKPDQCRAVYACSHLFWVDDQDGIKDGERVLLCLKRALRIANAAQQMANVARGSSGPVTLFVEILNKYIYYFEKGNPQITSAAIQGLIELIKTEMQSDSASALPASDPFFASTLRYIQFQKQKGGILGEKYDSIKV; the protein is encoded by the exons ATGATAGCGAAAGACTTCAACGACGAAGAAAAATGGCTCGCAGAAGGAATCGCTTCTATTCAACACAACGCTTTCTTCATGCATCGCGCTCTT GATGATAACAATCTCAGAGATTCACTCAAATACTCAGCGCAGATGTTATCTGAACTTCGAACTTCTAGACTCTCTCCTCATAAATATTATGAACTGT ATATGAGAGCTTTTGATGAGTTACGGAGGTTGGAGATGTTCTTTAAAGATGAAAGTAGACATGGTGTTTCGATTGTTGATTTGTATGAGCTTGTTCAACATGCCGGGAATATATTGCCTAGATT GTATCTTCTTTGCACGGTTGGATCCGTTTACCTTAGATGCAAGGATACTCCTGTAAGGGACGTTCTTAAAGACCTAGTGGAAATGTGTCGCGGTGTTCAGCATCCGATTCGTGGTCTGTTTTTGAGGAGTTATCTTTCTCAAGTCAGTAGAGACAAGTTGCCTGATATTGGCTCTGATTACGAGGATAG GGATTATGGCAGTGTAAAGGATGCAGTTGAATTTGTTCTAGAGAATTTCTCAGAAATGAATAAGCTCTGGGTTCGATTGCAACATCAG GGAGCCGGTCGGgtaaaagagaagaaagataAAGAAAGGAACGAGCTTCGCGATCTT gtCGGGAAAAACCTCCACGTTCTGAGTCAGATAGATGGTGTAGACCTTGAGGTGTACAAAGACACCGTCCTTCCAAGTATTCTAGAGCAG GTTGTCAACTGTAAAGATGAGCTTGCCCAATTTTATCTCATGGAGTGCATAATCCAGGTTTTTCCAGATGAATACCACTTGCAGACACTTGAGACACTCTTAGGGGCTTGCCCCCAATTGCAG CCCACAGTAGACATCAAGACAGTGTTATCTCAGCTAATGGACAGGTTGTCCAATTATGCTGCCTCAAGTACTGAA GTATTACCTGAATTTTTGCAAGTGGAAGCATTTACCAAACTAAGCACTGCAATAAGCAGG GTGATCGAAGCACAGGTTGACATGCCTATTGTGGGTGCAATAGCTTTGCATGTCTCTCTTCTTACATTTACTCTTCGTGTTCATCCAGATCGACTTGATTATGTGGATCAAGTACTG GGATCATGTGTCAATAAGCTGTCTGGAAAACCAAAGCTTGATGACAATAGAGCCACAAAGCAAGTTGTTGCACTTTTAAGTGCCCCACTTGATAAATACAATGACGTTGTGACTGCACTGACACTTTCCAATTATCCTCGTGTTATGGATCATCTTGATAACGTGACAAATAAACTCATGGCTCTGGTTATTATCCAAAGCATTATGAAGAATAACACTTATATATCTACTGCCGATAAG gttgaagttttatttgaattaATAAAAGGGCTCATAATAGATTTGGACGGAACATCTGAGGATGAG ATCGATGAAGAAGATTTCAGTGAGGAACAAAACTCTGTTGCCCGCCTCATAAACATGCTTCATAATAATGACCCAGAGGAAATGTTCAAG ATAATATGTACAGTAAGGAAACATATTATGATTGGAGGACCAAGGCGCCTACCTTTCACTGTTCCTTCTCTTATATTTTCTGCACTGAAG TTGATCAGGCAATTGCAAGGCCAAGGTGGAGACATAGCAGGAGAAGAAGAACCTGCAACACCCAGAAAAATATTTCAGCTTTTAAACGAG aCCATCGAAGTTCTATCTTCTGTATCATCTTCTGAACTGGCCCTGAGACTGTATCTGCACTGTGCTGAG GCTGCTAATGACTGTGACCTCGAGCCGGTTGCTTATGAATTTTTCACTCAGGCATTTGTATtatatgaagaagaaattgcG GACTCTAAAGCCCAGGTAACTGCAATACATTTAATTATCGGGACTCTCCAGAGAATGAGCATCTTTGGCGTTGAGAACAGGGATACATTAACACACAAGGCCACAGGG TATTCTGCAAAACTTTTGAAGAAGCCTGATCAGTGTCGAGCTGTTTATGCATGCTCACATCTCTTTTGGGTTGATGATCAAGATGGTATTAAGGATGGAGAAAG GGTGTTGCTTTGCCTCAAGCGTGCTTTGAGGATCGCAAATGCTGCTCAGCAAATGGCCAATGTAGCCAGGGGTAGCAGTGGTCCAGTTACGCTTTTTGTTGAAATACTGAATAA GTACATTTACTATTTTGAGAAAGGAAATCCACAGATCACTAGTGCTGCTATCCAGGGGCTTATAGAATTAATCAAGACTGAGATGCAGAGTGACTCTGCATCAGCCCTTCCAGCTTCAGATCCTTTCTTTGCTAGCACACTGAGGTACATACAATTTCAAAAACAGAAGGGCGGTATACTGGGTGAAAAATACGATTCTATCAAGGTCTAA